A window of Candidatus Zixiibacteriota bacterium genomic DNA:
AAAACTTAAGTTCAAACGAAAAGACGTGCTCGGAACCTTCATCGGCACGGTCGGTGGAGAAAGCGTAGTCGATGCCCAGAACACGGTCGGACAGATTAAAGATATATCCGGTGCCGACGGTGAAACGACCATCAGAAAAACCGCCCCTCAGCGCAAACTCGGGTTTGACGATATACTCGCCGCCCAGATGAACGGCCACACCCTGCTTGGAGTTCTTGACAAGATCACCGGCCAGGAGCAACCGACCATCCCTGAGGCGTGCCGATGTTCCTAATCCGATCTCTACCGGGATCTTGTCTTCTTGCTCGGTGCCGAAGGAACTGCCATCGATATATCTAAACACGTACTCTTCGTTTTTCCAAATGTACTTTGCTTCGAAGTATTTGAGGGTCAGACCCAACTGGATATCCCTGACGGCGCTGCCTTCGGACTCACCACGTTCGTGCAGCAGGTGATCCATGTGTAGCATGAACCCGGCATCGAAGCCGACCGAGAACGCTTTCATGTCGGCAAACCCGGAGTGCAGGTAGTACATCTTGACCCCGGCGGCGAACGGTCCGGCGAATCGTTTGGCGAAAACAACCGCGAAGTCGTGACTGTTCATACTGATTTCACGCCCCAGCTTATCGCCGTCGGCGTTGCGTACATCGACGGCGCCGGAGCCGGCATAGCGCCAGTGCAAACCGAGCGCCGAGTTCCCTTTGGCCGGGAACATAAGGGTGACATAGCCGACCTGCCGATCCAGCTTCATCAAACGATACGAGGATGAGAACAGACTGGTCTTAAGTCCGGCCAGTCCGGCCGGATTGTAGAGCGGTGCTGCGCCGTCGTCGGAAATCGCCCGATAGGCGCCGCCCATAGCGGTGGGACGAGCACCAATCGGCACCTGATAAAAGGCACCGGCATATCCGCCGTCGCCGTCGGCGGCGTAGAGTGATCCGCAAGTAAGGACAGCCAGAAGGGTCAGGAATATTGTAGTTTTTGTTTTCATCGATGACTCTCCTTACGGTATGACCGCCAGTTTACCCCAACTCACATCGCCGGTTGAGTATTCCACTTTGAAATAGTAAACACCGACCGCAACCTGCTCCCCCTTACCGTTGTAACCATCCCAGGTTGCACGGAGGGTACCGGAAGCCGGATAGGTTCCCTTGAGGTAGGAGACGTTGTCGATAACGCGCGCCACCAGATTCATGGCGAAATCGTAAATCTCAAGTGTGATTCGCCCTTCGGATTCCACTACAAAGTGGAAGTCGACGATCGGATCACGAGTATGGCTGAATGGCACCGGGAAAGCATACACTTCATCCGGTGGGGTTAGAGAATCCACCACGAAGAAGCTCTGCCCGTTTTGGAAGTCGGCCAAATCAAACCGCACCGTGCGATCATCGGTTCCCGCCCACAAGTATGGCGAGCTTGCCGCAACACCATACACTGGAGCGTTGTACGCCAGCAGAGGCTCTCCGTTATTGTAGGTCATGGCCACGGTATCCCAACTGGTTGAAGTATCATCGTTATTATAGACCAGGCCACCGCCTGTTGCCGCAAAGACGGTGGAATTGTCAAAGGCGAAGTTCCAGGCGAAGTCATCTCTATAGAGGGCTCGCCACTTTCGTTGGAATCCGACCGCCAGCCCGATGTCATCCGGTGACAATTCGTTGCCGTCCTCGTCGACCGGCACCACTCGTCCGACGCTCAGGGCGACGGAATCGCCGAATTCTCGATGCCGGTTGGACACCCATATGCGGGCATATTCATCATCGACATATTGAACGGCCAAGGCCGGAATAAAGCTGCCGACCAGCCCGCCGCCGGTGTTAATGGGCTTGTGTGTTACCACGGCATCAGCCGCCAGGCTGTCGGTGTTGACGCGCTGAATGCGCCATTTTCGCTCACTCTCACCGGTCGCACCGAGCGACACGGCGAAACCGTTATCGGTCCCGAGTATCATGGTGTCCCCTTTGACCTCCAAAGTAGTGAGCACGTCATCCGATAGATTATCGACCAGTATGCCGTTGACACGATGCTCCACATCAACGATCTCACCGTCAAAGAGACCCGGGTTGAAACCGGCCGTGGTGAACCGCATCCCGGCCTCTCCGACAACGTAGGCAGTGTCTCCCATGAAATTGACATCGTTGGTGACCACATCCACCTGGAGCCTGAGCCAGCGGGTGCTGTCGATATTGTGCCTGCCCACAATGGGGCGCCCTTCGAGCGTCAGCGGTCGATGGATCGTCCAGATAGCGAGCGAATCCAGAACCGA
This region includes:
- a CDS encoding PorV/PorQ family protein, whose protein sequence is MKTKTTIFLTLLAVLTCGSLYAADGDGGYAGAFYQVPIGARPTAMGGAYRAISDDGAAPLYNPAGLAGLKTSLFSSSYRLMKLDRQVGYVTLMFPAKGNSALGLHWRYAGSGAVDVRNADGDKLGREISMNSHDFAVVFAKRFAGPFAAGVKMYYLHSGFADMKAFSVGFDAGFMLHMDHLLHERGESEGSAVRDIQLGLTLKYFEAKYIWKNEEYVFRYIDGSSFGTEQEDKIPVEIGLGTSARLRDGRLLLAGDLVKNSKQGVAVHLGGEYIVKPEFALRGGFSDGRFTVGTGYIFNLSDRVLGIDYAFSTDRADEGSEHVFSFELKF